In a genomic window of Bacteroidales bacterium:
- a CDS encoding LytTR family DNA-binding domain-containing protein has product MYKCLIIEDELESLNLLLKELENYSFFKIKDTADSIKTALEKLQSFTYDLVFADIQLKDGLIFNLFEQLDYYNFEIIFITSYDDYILKALRLNAIDYLLKPIDKEELRNAINNFIKHCDNVKRSNVRIENLVSNYNGQFKKIVIPTENEYFLISIHLIEFLESAGSYTIIYTSDNNSYVSSKSLGFFEELLKEYFFLRIHQQFIVNLKKVSSIYKNKPLFIKLQSGKTLPVTRFKKSEFIKLFLS; this is encoded by the coding sequence ATGTATAAATGTTTGATAATTGAAGATGAACTAGAATCTTTGAATCTTCTACTTAAGGAGTTGGAAAATTATAGTTTTTTTAAAATTAAAGATACAGCGGATAGCATCAAAACAGCTCTTGAAAAACTTCAAAGTTTTACATATGATCTTGTCTTTGCAGACATTCAACTTAAAGATGGTCTCATTTTTAATTTATTCGAACAACTGGATTATTACAATTTCGAAATTATTTTTATCACTTCCTATGATGATTATATTTTAAAAGCATTGCGTTTAAATGCAATTGACTATTTACTTAAACCTATTGATAAAGAAGAACTAAGGAATGCCATTAACAATTTTATAAAACACTGTGATAACGTAAAACGTTCAAATGTAAGAATTGAAAATCTTGTTAGTAATTACAATGGTCAGTTCAAAAAAATAGTCATCCCAACAGAAAATGAATATTTTCTTATAAGCATTCATCTTATTGAATTCCTTGAATCAGCTGGAAGTTATACTATCATTTATACTTCAGATAATAATTCATACGTAAGTAGCAAATCTTTGGGTTTCTTTGAAGAACTTTTAAAAGAATATTTCTTTCTGAGAATTCATCAACAATTTATAGTAAATCTTAAAAAGGTTTCTTCTATTTATAAAAATAAGCCATTGTTTATAAAACTTCAGTCGGGCAAAACCTTGCCTGTGACCAGGTTCAAAAAATCTGAATTCATTAAACTCTTTTTATCTTGA
- a CDS encoding TonB-dependent receptor produces the protein MRFCVGLLSFLAFVKFCYSQTYKITGKVYDNNTREPLIGATVFMLGSSIGTSTDTDGSFILDNLKKGTYTLVVTFLGYKSDTLKNFSVVSPSHYVEIYLTENNRTLKQVDIISERIQHSENSILQDMKRSETVSNGVSSELISKNQDKNTAEAIKRIPGITIQNEQFVVIRGLADRYNITYLNHSMAPSFENDKKSFAFDMLPTSMIERIMVYKTGNAEFPAEFSGGMVQVVTKKYVDSNFTQISISQKINELTTFHDFKTDKLYFSEYFGFTNRRNYSEKFPAVIHSQNGLIAAQMLPNTWKISSVMALPDPSLNITTGHKFKLYQKNLSNLFSLGYSSNHKTQYNSIINYNMYIPEVGHCDTIYRFNDQSYQFKSHIYAIHSMTLFLSNQHLVELKQLFSQGNSNTIIEREGINFEEGVLVKNYSFNYQERRLYHAQLHGEVGQDEKQKISWTTFFNSSFSNQPDYKRVRTVKDLYESELPIPYQVIIPPSASTLDAGRFFANLREYNLGGNIQFQKTFKNEKEQSLFGLKAGLGYDQKKRSFQARWISYKQYNTSTFDYNLLTLPIDELFEHENFNTRGLTLVEGTNPSDRYHAENQLFFGYVSSQWTVVKKIKVISGLRLEHNTISLYSRNYSNQPVEVFNPILTWHPYLNSIYQFDEKNLLRLAYFKSINRPEFRELAPFAYYDFSFNNVLIGNENLNHAIIHNIDFRWEYYSYPDMMMNVGVFYKYFLNPIEMYYVPGSGSGGTRNFTFKNAQNARNYGMETELRKSFSFTNIVFNKIDIIFNTAYIFSQVNLGETNGQKNTRMLMGQSPYILNLAMYLENTMKKWQLALLYNVVGKRIAMVGTYGTPDIYEMPRNMVDISLSKKINKVKLVCGINNLINAKIKLIQDSNEDNKINHKDDTVFEAATGRNFHFSFLFSF, from the coding sequence ATGCGCTTTTGTGTTGGATTGCTTTCATTTTTAGCTTTTGTTAAATTTTGTTATAGCCAGACGTATAAAATAACAGGAAAAGTATACGACAATAATACGAGAGAACCTTTAATTGGGGCCACTGTTTTCATGCTAGGTTCAAGCATAGGCACCTCCACAGATACGGACGGAAGCTTTATACTCGATAACCTAAAAAAAGGAACATACACTCTCGTTGTCACTTTCCTGGGGTATAAGTCAGATACATTGAAAAACTTTTCTGTTGTGAGCCCTTCTCACTACGTTGAAATTTATTTAACTGAAAATAACAGAACACTTAAACAAGTTGATATTATATCAGAACGCATTCAGCATAGCGAAAATTCTATTCTTCAGGATATGAAGCGTAGCGAAACTGTAAGTAATGGCGTTTCTAGCGAACTGATTTCAAAGAATCAAGACAAAAATACAGCTGAAGCAATTAAACGAATACCAGGCATTACCATTCAAAATGAGCAATTCGTTGTCATTCGTGGATTAGCCGACCGTTACAATATCACTTATCTTAATCATTCTATGGCTCCCAGCTTTGAAAACGATAAAAAATCTTTTGCTTTTGACATGTTGCCTACTAGCATGATTGAACGCATCATGGTTTACAAAACAGGTAATGCTGAATTCCCGGCCGAATTTAGTGGTGGCATGGTACAGGTTGTGACAAAAAAATATGTGGATAGTAATTTTACACAAATCTCCATTTCACAAAAAATCAACGAACTTACCACGTTCCATGATTTTAAAACCGATAAGTTGTACTTCTCTGAATATTTCGGTTTTACAAATAGGAGAAACTATTCAGAAAAATTTCCAGCTGTCATCCATTCGCAAAATGGTTTGATTGCAGCTCAAATGTTACCAAATACTTGGAAAATTTCATCTGTTATGGCATTACCCGATCCAAGTTTAAATATAACCACAGGACATAAATTTAAACTCTACCAGAAAAATTTATCAAATCTCTTTTCACTTGGTTACTCAAGTAATCATAAGACACAATATAATTCTATCATTAACTACAACATGTACATTCCCGAAGTCGGTCATTGCGATACCATTTATCGCTTCAACGACCAAAGCTATCAATTTAAAAGCCACATCTATGCAATACACTCCATGACGCTTTTTCTCAGCAATCAACATTTAGTAGAACTAAAACAACTTTTTAGCCAAGGAAATTCTAATACTATCATCGAAAGAGAAGGCATAAACTTCGAAGAAGGTGTATTGGTAAAAAATTATTCTTTCAACTATCAAGAAAGACGTCTTTATCATGCTCAATTGCATGGGGAAGTTGGTCAGGACGAAAAACAAAAAATTTCATGGACTACTTTTTTTAATTCTTCTTTTAGTAATCAGCCCGACTATAAAAGAGTACGCACAGTAAAAGACCTATACGAAAGTGAATTGCCAATTCCATACCAGGTTATTATTCCACCTTCTGCTTCAACCCTAGACGCTGGGAGATTTTTCGCTAATCTTCGTGAATATAATTTAGGTGGAAATATCCAATTTCAAAAAACATTTAAAAATGAGAAAGAACAATCCCTTTTTGGTCTAAAAGCAGGGTTAGGATATGATCAGAAAAAAAGATCCTTTCAGGCAAGATGGATCTCGTACAAGCAATACAACACATCTACTTTTGACTATAATCTACTGACTTTACCAATCGATGAACTTTTCGAACATGAAAACTTTAATACACGAGGCCTAACTCTTGTTGAAGGAACCAATCCGAGCGACCGTTACCATGCTGAAAACCAGTTATTTTTTGGTTATGTTTCCTCTCAATGGACAGTTGTCAAGAAAATCAAAGTTATCTCTGGGTTGAGATTGGAACACAATACGATCTCCCTATACAGCAGAAATTATAGCAACCAACCCGTTGAAGTTTTCAATCCAATTCTTACTTGGCATCCCTACCTGAACTCCATATATCAGTTCGACGAAAAGAACCTACTACGTTTGGCATATTTTAAATCCATCAACAGGCCAGAATTTAGAGAATTAGCTCCTTTCGCTTATTACGACTTTAGTTTTAACAACGTACTTATAGGAAATGAAAACCTCAATCATGCTATCATTCATAACATCGATTTTAGATGGGAATATTATAGTTATCCTGACATGATGATGAACGTAGGGGTTTTTTATAAATACTTTTTGAATCCTATTGAGATGTATTATGTACCCGGTTCAGGAAGTGGAGGAACAAGAAATTTTACATTTAAAAATGCCCAAAACGCACGTAACTATGGTATGGAAACAGAACTACGTAAGTCCTTTTCTTTTACGAACATTGTTTTTAATAAAATAGACATAATATTTAACACAGCATATATTTTTAGCCAAGTAAATTTAGGTGAAACTAACGGTCAGAAAAACACTCGTATGCTTATGGGCCAGTCTCCGTATATTCTCAACTTGGCTATGTATTTAGAAAACACGATGAAAAAATGGCAATTAGCTCTTCTCTATAATGTCGTTGGGAAAAGAATCGCTATGGTTGGCACTTATGGTACACCCGATATTT
- a CDS encoding DUF4139 domain-containing protein, which produces MNKTNLVFLSSMFLSILSFTQEVKRIDTRIESVTVFFAGAEIERVGKISLSTGVYELVLGNLPPNVNPSSVYVEGKGDLTILFVEFRNNYLGDYLLPKVKVLKDSIQLLQKQIKTHNNALAVLNAEEEMIKANKVVGGQNTGLNVDVLKATADFIRSRLADVKSRQQEEQEKVDKLTERLNKLNAQLQEIQASSQQPVGEIAIQVKVNNSTNAQLQVKYYIPDAGWRPFYDVHVKDIQEKAHLTLKAQVYQNTSENWDNIRLTLSTANPRQNNIAPVLDPWYLYLYDNYPIRQSYYDDAKGEKFKANAPVMKEMDQSIQTATQYTESVETPIHVLYKIDLPYTIEGNGRDKIIEVTSFEINTLYRYYVVPKLATEAYLLARLTDWEGLNLLPGEASVFLQNAFVGKTYINPTSVEDTMEISLGIDKSISVQRERIKDFTSKSILGNYKKINKGWEITIKNNKNKPVTILIQDQFPISTNKDLTVDQIEKSDGILDEKTGIVSWVVNLKPGEVTKKTIKYSVKFPKNKVIYLE; this is translated from the coding sequence ATGAATAAAACAAATTTGGTTTTTTTATCATCAATGTTTTTAAGCATCTTATCTTTCACACAGGAAGTAAAAAGAATAGATACCCGGATAGAGTCGGTAACAGTTTTCTTTGCTGGAGCAGAAATTGAGCGTGTAGGAAAGATATCACTTTCTACAGGTGTATATGAACTGGTCTTAGGTAATTTACCTCCCAACGTCAATCCTTCTTCTGTATATGTGGAAGGTAAAGGTGATTTAACTATCCTTTTTGTAGAGTTCAGAAACAATTATTTGGGGGATTATCTGTTACCAAAAGTTAAGGTATTAAAAGATTCTATTCAATTACTACAGAAACAAATTAAAACTCATAACAATGCTCTTGCTGTACTTAATGCAGAAGAAGAAATGATAAAGGCAAACAAGGTAGTGGGAGGTCAGAATACTGGCTTAAATGTTGATGTGTTGAAAGCTACTGCAGATTTTATTCGTTCGAGGTTAGCTGATGTAAAATCCCGACAACAAGAAGAACAAGAAAAAGTTGATAAATTGACAGAAAGATTAAACAAGTTAAATGCTCAATTACAGGAAATACAAGCTTCGTCACAACAACCGGTAGGGGAAATAGCTATTCAAGTAAAGGTCAACAATTCAACCAACGCACAACTTCAGGTTAAGTATTACATTCCAGATGCAGGATGGAGGCCTTTTTACGACGTGCATGTGAAAGATATTCAGGAAAAAGCTCATCTAACACTTAAAGCTCAGGTATATCAAAATACTTCGGAAAACTGGGACAATATTCGCCTTACTCTATCGACTGCTAATCCGCGGCAAAATAATATAGCACCTGTACTTGACCCATGGTACTTGTATTTGTACGATAACTATCCAATTAGACAGAGTTATTACGATGATGCAAAGGGTGAAAAATTTAAAGCAAATGCACCTGTGATGAAAGAAATGGATCAATCAATACAAACAGCTACTCAATATACCGAATCTGTTGAAACACCCATTCATGTATTATACAAAATTGATCTACCTTACACTATAGAAGGAAATGGTAGAGACAAAATTATTGAGGTAACGTCATTTGAAATTAATACCCTTTATCGGTATTATGTTGTTCCTAAATTAGCTACAGAAGCTTACTTGCTTGCAAGACTTACGGATTGGGAGGGACTTAATTTGTTACCAGGAGAAGCCAGTGTATTCTTACAAAATGCTTTTGTTGGAAAAACTTATATTAATCCTACATCCGTTGAAGATACTATGGAAATATCATTAGGAATTGATAAATCCATTAGTGTTCAGCGTGAACGCATCAAAGATTTTACATCAAAGTCGATCCTTGGCAATTACAAGAAGATCAACAAAGGATGGGAGATCACGATAAAAAACAACAAAAACAAACCTGTTACTATTTTAATTCAAGATCAGTTTCCCATCTCAACGAATAAAGATTTAACTGTCGACCAGATTGAAAAAAGTGATGGCATCCTAGATGAAAAAACAGGCATTGTAAGTTGGGTAGTTAACCTTAAGCCTGGAGAAGTTACTAAGAAGACCATTAAATATAGTGTTAAATTTCCTAAAAATAAAGTGATTTATTTAGAGTAA